AGCGCGGTCGATAGCGTCTGGAGAAGTACCAATAATGTTAACGCCAGCCGCTTCTAAGCTACGCGCAAGTTTCAATGGTGTTTGACCACCAAACTGTACGATAACGCCGTCTGGCTTCTCAATGCGCACAATCTCAAGCACGTCTTCTAAGGTAATAGACTCGAAGTATAGACGGTCTGAGGTGTCATAATCGGTAGAAACGGTTTCAGGGTTACAGTTAACCATGATGGTCTCATAGCCGTCTTCACGCATTGCAAGTGCCGCGTGTACACAGCAGTAATCGAACTCAATACCTTGACCGATACGGTTTGGACCGCCGCCGATAACCATGATTTTCTTGTTATCAGTTGGGTTGGCTTCACACTCTTCGTCATAAGTTGAGTACATATAAGCAGTTGAGGTCGAAAACTCTGCGGCACAGGTGTCAACACGCTTATACACAGGGTACACTTCTAGGTCCCAGCGTTTTTTGCGTAATTGCTTTTGCGATACGCCAAGTAGCTTAGCCAAACGTAAGTCTGATAAGCCTTTACGTTTGAACTTGCGTAAGTTTATCGCATTGATACCACCAAAGCCTAACTGTTTCACTTGTTCTTCAGTTTTAACGATATCTTCAATCTGAACTAAGAACCAAGGATCGATATTGGTTAGGTTAAACACCTCATCGACACTCATACCAAAGCGGAATGCATCGGCAAGATAGAATATACGCTCAGGTGTTGGTACGGTTAGACGCTGTTTAAGCTCTGATTTTACTTTATCAGCACTTAGCTTGCCTTCTTTAAGCGCAGCAAAATCAATTTGCTCATCAAAGCCGTCAGCACCAGTCTCAAGGCCACGTAATGCTTTATGCATAGACTCTTGGAAGTTACGGCCGATAGCCATTACTTCACCAACAGACTTCATCTGAGTTGATAAGATGTTTTCTGCTTGCGGGAATTTTTCAAAGTTAAAGCGTGGAATCTTAGTAACGACGTAATCGATTGATGGCTCAAAGCTGGCTGGTGTTTTACCGCCAGTGATGTCGTTTTGAAGCTCATCTAGAGTATAACCGACTGCTAGTTTTGCAGCGATTTTAGCAATAGGGAAGCCGGTTGCTTTTGAGGCTAATGCAGATGAGCGTGACACACGTGGGTTCATCTCGATCACAACCATACGGCCTGTTTTTGGATTGACACCAAACTGTACGTTTGAACCGCCAGTTTCAACACCAATCTCACGCAATACAGCCAATGAGGCGTTACGCATGATTTGGTATTCTTTATCGGTAAGCGTCTGAGCAGGGGCAACAGTGATTGAGTCACCGGTATGTACACCCATAGGGTCTACGTTTTCGATGGCACAAATAATGATACAGTTGTCATTTTTGTCGCGTACCACTTCCATCTCGTATTCTTTCCAGCCGATTAATGACTCATCAATCAATAACTGGTTGGTAGGCGATAAATCAAAACCACGCTCACAAATTTCGATAAACTCGTCACGGTTATAAGCGATACCGCCGCCAGAACCACCCATGGTAAATGACGGACGAATGATACAAGGGAAACCAAGTTTGCTTTGAATATCAAACGCTTCTTCCATGCTTTCCGCGATTTCAGCGCGTGGACACTCAAGACCAATACGCTTCATCGCTTGGTCAAATAGGTCACGGTCTTCTGCCATTTCGATGGCATCTTTGGTAGCACCGATCAACTCAACGTTATATTTTTCTAATACACCGTTTCTATCTAAATCTAATGCACAGTTTAGTGCCGTTTGACCGCCCATGGTTGGCAAGATAGCGTCTGGACGTTCTTTGTCGATGATTTGCTCAACCGTTTGCCAAGTGATTGGCTCAATATAGGTTGCATCTGCCATGACAGGGTCAGTCATGATAGTGGCAGGGTTTGAGTTGACTAGAATAACGCGGTAGCCTTCTTCACGAAGCGCTTTACAAGCCTGCGCACCTGAGTAATCAAACTCACATGCTTGACCGATAACGATAGGGCCGGCGCCGATGATTAGGATGCTTTTAATGTCGGTACGTTTTGGCATAAGTCTCTCTTTTATTTCTTCAAATGTGTATTAGTAAGTAATATCAACTCGCTCTTTTAAAGCTTAAATATTGAAAAAAGTTAAAATGGCATGAGCATTACATAAACTTTAGTGAATATTATCAAATGCTATATTCAGGTCTTTAAAATATTCTTCCCAGCTTTCAATTGAGTTCGAATAGTTGTAATTACCAATATTTACTATATGTTCAATGACTTGTAGAGATTGATCGAAAGTTAAATACTCATTATTAGCTAACAATTCGGCAAACTCCCCCATTTCAGATATTGTAAAACCGTATTCATATTTAGCCTGCAGTATGTCATCTTTAAGAACTGCAGTGAGCTCATCATTAAAATCATCATTATGAATATATACGATCTCGGGAATAACACGCTCTAATAATTCAAAAGGGTAGATCTTATTAAGCTTTAAAAGTATAGAGAATGCCCAATTCCAGCGTTCGTAAGGCTTTAAGGATTGCATCTTAAATTGGCACTGATTTCTAAAATTATTAACGGCTAACTGCCAAGTATTCTCATTAGATGCAGATCTCACTTTACAAAAGCTCTTACAATGCTGAATACTAGCTATAAAAATATTTTTTATTTTTTCGACCATCTAAACTAACTTTTAGCGTCAGCCAACATCTGTGCAAACTTGTTAAACAACAAAGCAGCATCATGTGGGCCGGGGCTTGCTTCAGGGTGACCTTGGAAGCTAAAGACAGGCTTATTGGTCAGCTCAATACCTTGGTTGGTACCATCGAATAACGAGCGATGCGTTGGCTTAACGTTATCTGGCAGTGTTGATTCATCAATTGCGAAGCCGTGGTTCTGGCTGGTAATCATCACCTTTTGAGTCTCAAGGTCTTGTACTGGATGGTTCGCACCGTGATGACCGGTTTTCATTTTCATAGTTTTTGCACCGCTGGCAAGACCAACCAACTGATGACCTAAGCAGATACCAAAGGTAGGTACGTTGGTTTCTTCAATGATGTGACGTACGGCCTCGATTGCGTAGCCACAAGCTGCAGGGTCTCCAGGGCCGTTTGATAAGAAGATACCGTCTGGGTTCATCGCTAATACATCTGCGATAGGTGTAGTCGCTGGAACAACGGTTACTTTACAGCCGATGTCGACCAGCATACGTAAGATGTTGGTTTTGGTACCAAAGTCGTAAGCAACCACATCATATTTGTGCTCAATGTGCTCACCTAGCTGTTTGTAGTAGCCGCCAGTCTCGCTTTCGGTTACGCCATGTACACCGCGGTCAGCCAGTTCCCACGTGCCTGCTGTCCATTCAAAACCGTCAGGGTGGGTGCATTCTTTTGCTAAATCCATGCCTTCAAGACCAGCAAAGCCTTTGGCAAGTTCTAATGCTTTTTCGATATCGTCATCGCTTAAAGTTTCACCATTACTGGCGGTCATAATACAGCCATTTTGAGCGCCTTTATCACGCAAAATTCGGGTCAATTTGCGGGTGTCGATTTCAGCGATAGCAACGGTTTCTTGACGAGTAAGATAATCAGATAGACTTTCTGAGTTACGGAAGTTTGAGGTGGTCATAGTGGCATCACGGATGATAAGTCCTTCAGCCCATACTTGATGCTTAAAATCAATATTACCTGATTCCGCATCTTCACTGTTGGTACCTGTGTTACCAATATGAGGGTAGGTTAGGGTGACGATTTGCTTGGCATAGCTGGGGTCAGTCAATATTTCTTGGTAGCCAGTCATTGACGTATTAAATACCACTTCACCAACACGGTGACCTGCAGCACCTATTGAGATTCCACGAAAAATACTGCCATCGGCCAACGCCAGCACAGCTTCAGTTTGTTGAGAGTTATTGTGTGTTGTGTCTTGTTGTACGCCCATATTACCACCCTTTTAATTCGTGTTTATCATGACCTGAGAGTTATCCATATTGCAACCATTGTTGGTTTAAAACAAGCCAAAAGCTTAAGTTCAAACAAGTTTAAAACAATTCAATTAACAAATTTTGGTCACAAAAAAGCGAGCAGGCCAATGACAGAAAACAACAAGATCACTAAAGGAAATTTTATTAGTGAGTGTTGCCAACTGTGTCATGTCTACTCGCTTAGGTACAGATTTCGCGTATTATACAAAACATAGTATTAAATGGCTACAACTATTATGCAATTTTTTTAATCTGTTACGCCTATTTTTTATTACTCCTACTGTCTATAAAACCAAACAGGACTTTACTGTTAAGAAACCATCATATTAGAAGCTATAATGTACCGCCAATTGGTACGACTCAGGTGCTAAGTTAGCGCTGACATGTAGGGTATCGTCATAATAGCTCTTAGTTAAAAACATGCTACTGGCCACGCCCAACGCTGCGCCGGCAAGGACATCTGTGGTGTGGTGTTTGTCTGCTTCTAGTCGACTGTAACCCACAAAGGTGGCACCGATGTAAGCGGGAATACTGTATTCAAAGCCATAACGCTTATGAATAAAGCTGGCGCCTTGAAACGCAATCGATGTATGTGCAGAGGGGAATGAGTCGTTATCACTGTGATCAGGGCGCTCACGGTCTACGGTTTTTTTAAGTCCATAAGTGGTCACCGCATTGGCAGCAAAGGATTTATAAAACTGCATTCGCCCTTCAGGGTCATCCATATAATAGGTAGAGCCATAGGCCAACGCAGGGATGGCGACCATCATGATATCACCGGCGGTCTCGATATCTGAGCTGTTGGCATAAGAAGGGGTTGCTGTCAGTAACGAGCCTGAAAGTACAATAAGTGCTGCGCTGTGCTTATGCGACATGAGTGTGTCCTAATAAAGTAGCTGTTTTTATAAAGTTAGCTATTGTTGACTATCTAATTAAAAATCTTTTATTAACTGGCTTTTGTTAAGTAGCTTGTTAGTCACTAGTATCGATAACCAGCTATTGCTGAGCTTGACGCTTACGATACTGAATAGAGTTAAATAATGATAAGCCAATAAATGCCACACCAATCAATCCAGTGACCAGCTCTGGAACATGAAACTTCATCGACAGTAGCATAATAATGGCCAACGCACCGATGGCATAATGGGCGCCATGCTCAAGATAAACGAATTCATTAAGTGTGCCTTTGTCGACCAAAAATAAAGTCATAGAACGTACAAACATCGCACCAATTGCCAAGCCTAACATGATGATAATCACATCATTGGTAATGGCAAACGCACCAATAACACCATCAAAACTAAAAGAAGCGTCGAGCACTTCAAGATAGATAAAGCCAGCGATACCACCTTTTAAAATAGTGGTCGACACGCCAGCGGTATTGGTAATCACATTGCCTTGTGCGTCAGTCAGCACCTCGTCATCATCTTCAGCGCCGCTACTGCCTTCAAGCAGGCTTGAGAGCACATTCACGCCCAGATACACTAAGATACCCCAAATACCAGCAATCAAGATGGCCGACTCTTTGGCTTCATCAACCCAACTAAGTGAAATCATCAATACCACGATGGCCACAAAGGTACTCATGGCATCCACTTTGCTAAAGCGGGTCAATTTGCGCTCAAACCAGTCAAACCAATGCACTTCTTTATCACCAAAGATAAAGGTTAAGAACACCAATAATAAGAACATACCACCAAAGGCAGAAATTTCAGCATGGTGAGCGTTTAGGTGCTCTGCATATTGGGCTGGATTGTTTAAAGCCAATTGAATCACTTCGACGAAGCCAAGCTTTGCAGTGACGGCCACAATGACGATAGGGAAGATAAGGCGCATGCCAAATACAGCCACTAAAATACCAAGGGTTAAGAAGATTTTTTTCCAAAAATCATTCCAACCTTTTAAGATAGAGGCGTTTACCACCGCATTATCAAAAGAAAGTGAAATCTCCATCACTGCCAAAATAGCGGTAATAGCCAGTGCGCTAAATAAGCCAGCAATACCGCTGTGAGAGTAGCCCCACCAAGCGGCAGCGATTAAACAGGCGATGGTGAAAATGATATCAAATAAAAAATGACGCATAGGGTGTCCAGATAACCAGATAAATAGTGCTATAGTTGCTGATGCAGATGATAGCATGAGATGAGGTGACAATAAATTGACTTTAGTTGCCGAGCTCACCAAGATATATAAAACATTTATAAAAAGTGTTTAAGGTCGTTATTGTCAGTCAGTGTCAGTGTCAGTGTCAGTGTCTGCGCTTTAAAAGTGTTGAAAACACTGACTTTTCAGGTTCTATAGACCTAAAACAATAGCTGCGAGTATAAACCATAAATGAGACAAGGAATATATAATGATATATCAATTTTTGGATAAAACGCCTAAGTTTGCTGCTCCCTTCAACGGTTGGGTTGCAGAGAGCGCTCAAGTCATTGGTGATGTCTATTTAGGGCACAAGGCCAGTGTCTGGTTTGGCGCAGTGATTCGTGGAGATAACGAGCGCATACACATCGGTGATTATACTAATGTGCAGGAAAACGTGGTGATTCATACCGATGCGGGTATTGAGGTGAATATTGGCGATTATGTCACTATTGGTCATTTGGCAATGCTGCATGGCTGTCAGGTTGGTGATAATAGCTTGATTGGTATCGGCGCAGTGGTGCTAAACAATGCCAAAATTGGCAAAAACTGTATTATCGGTGCCAAAGCGCTAGTGACAGAAGGCAAGGAGATTCCAGATAACTCATTAGTCATGGGCGCACCGGCAAAAGTAGTGAAAACCTTAAGTGATGAGCAAGTGGCCATGTTAAAATTATCGGCGCAACACTATGCTGAAAAGTGCCAACAGTTTAAAACAGGATTACTGGCGGTAGCGCAGCCTGAATAATCGCCTGTTAATTGGTGTTTTATTGAAGATAGTTTTTTAACTGTTTATTAAAGACCGTTTATTAAAACTGTGTTTTAAAGTTTGGTTGTTAAATAACGTATGAGAGAAAGTATGCAAAATCAATCTGTAACAGCATCAGACGCCCAAAAAACGTTGGCCTTATTCGATCTGGATCATACGCTACTCGATGTCGATAGCGATTATCTATGGGGTGAGTATATCGTCAATAACGGACTGGTTGATGAGGCGCAATATCGCACCGCTAACCAAAAGTTTTATCAAGACTATATCGAGGGCACCCTAGATGCCACTGAGTATAATGAATTTGTGGCGCAGTTTTTGACCAGCCTGCCGATGGATGAGTTGTGTCAAATACGTGAAGACTATATTGAGCAAGAAATCGTGCCGCATATGCGCCCTAAGGCGATTGACGCCATTCGTCATCACTTAGACTCAGGTCATGATGT
Above is a window of Psychrobacter sp. FDAARGOS_221 DNA encoding:
- the carB gene encoding carbamoyl-phosphate synthase large subunit, with the translated sequence MPKRTDIKSILIIGAGPIVIGQACEFDYSGAQACKALREEGYRVILVNSNPATIMTDPVMADATYIEPITWQTVEQIIDKERPDAILPTMGGQTALNCALDLDRNGVLEKYNVELIGATKDAIEMAEDRDLFDQAMKRIGLECPRAEIAESMEEAFDIQSKLGFPCIIRPSFTMGGSGGGIAYNRDEFIEICERGFDLSPTNQLLIDESLIGWKEYEMEVVRDKNDNCIIICAIENVDPMGVHTGDSITVAPAQTLTDKEYQIMRNASLAVLREIGVETGGSNVQFGVNPKTGRMVVIEMNPRVSRSSALASKATGFPIAKIAAKLAVGYTLDELQNDITGGKTPASFEPSIDYVVTKIPRFNFEKFPQAENILSTQMKSVGEVMAIGRNFQESMHKALRGLETGADGFDEQIDFAALKEGKLSADKVKSELKQRLTVPTPERIFYLADAFRFGMSVDEVFNLTNIDPWFLVQIEDIVKTEEQVKQLGFGGINAINLRKFKRKGLSDLRLAKLLGVSQKQLRKKRWDLEVYPVYKRVDTCAAEFSTSTAYMYSTYDEECEANPTDNKKIMVIGGGPNRIGQGIEFDYCCVHAALAMREDGYETIMVNCNPETVSTDYDTSDRLYFESITLEDVLEIVRIEKPDGVIVQFGGQTPLKLARSLEAAGVNIIGTSPDAIDRAEDRERFQHMIQQLNLIQPPNALATSMEDGLVKAQDVGYPLVVRPSYVLGGRAMEIVYNEDELKHYLRTAVQASNEAPVLLDRFLDDAIEVDVDCVSDGKQVVIGGIMQHIEQAGVHSGDSACSLPPYSLSEEICDEMREQTIAMAKELGVVGLMNVQFAVKDGTVYILEVNPRAARTVPFVSKCIGTSLAQVAARSMAGKSLEEQQFTQEIKPAFFAVKESVFPFAKFPGVDPILSPEMKSTGEVMGVGKTFGEAFYKGIIGTNERLPGLPKGDEVKTVFISVRDSDKPSLAPIAKQLIDYGFKLIATSGTQAFLNEQGIECQRVNKVTEGRPHVVDALKNGEIDLIINTTEGKQAQEDSFSIRRNALQSKVFYVTTLGAADAVCKSYAIDLPFDVYKLQTLHEQAATAK
- the carA gene encoding glutamine-hydrolyzing carbamoyl-phosphate synthase small subunit, translating into MGVQQDTTHNNSQQTEAVLALADGSIFRGISIGAAGHRVGEVVFNTSMTGYQEILTDPSYAKQIVTLTYPHIGNTGTNSEDAESGNIDFKHQVWAEGLIIRDATMTTSNFRNSESLSDYLTRQETVAIAEIDTRKLTRILRDKGAQNGCIMTASNGETLSDDDIEKALELAKGFAGLEGMDLAKECTHPDGFEWTAGTWELADRGVHGVTESETGGYYKQLGEHIEHKYDVVAYDFGTKTNILRMLVDIGCKVTVVPATTPIADVLAMNPDGIFLSNGPGDPAACGYAIEAVRHIIEETNVPTFGICLGHQLVGLASGAKTMKMKTGHHGANHPVQDLETQKVMITSQNHGFAIDESTLPDNVKPTHRSLFDGTNQGIELTNKPVFSFQGHPEASPGPHDAALLFNKFAQMLADAKS
- a CDS encoding phosphatase PAP2 family protein encodes the protein MSHKHSAALIVLSGSLLTATPSYANSSDIETAGDIMMVAIPALAYGSTYYMDDPEGRMQFYKSFAANAVTTYGLKKTVDRERPDHSDNDSFPSAHTSIAFQGASFIHKRYGFEYSIPAYIGATFVGYSRLEADKHHTTDVLAGAALGVASSMFLTKSYYDDTLHVSANLAPESYQLAVHYSF
- a CDS encoding DUF475 domain-containing protein; the encoded protein is MRHFLFDIIFTIACLIAAAWWGYSHSGIAGLFSALAITAILAVMEISLSFDNAVVNASILKGWNDFWKKIFLTLGILVAVFGMRLIFPIVIVAVTAKLGFVEVIQLALNNPAQYAEHLNAHHAEISAFGGMFLLLVFLTFIFGDKEVHWFDWFERKLTRFSKVDAMSTFVAIVVLMISLSWVDEAKESAILIAGIWGILVYLGVNVLSSLLEGSSGAEDDDEVLTDAQGNVITNTAGVSTTILKGGIAGFIYLEVLDASFSFDGVIGAFAITNDVIIIMLGLAIGAMFVRSMTLFLVDKGTLNEFVYLEHGAHYAIGALAIIMLLSMKFHVPELVTGLIGVAFIGLSLFNSIQYRKRQAQQ
- a CDS encoding gamma carbonic anhydrase family protein; translation: MIYQFLDKTPKFAAPFNGWVAESAQVIGDVYLGHKASVWFGAVIRGDNERIHIGDYTNVQENVVIHTDAGIEVNIGDYVTIGHLAMLHGCQVGDNSLIGIGAVVLNNAKIGKNCIIGAKALVTEGKEIPDNSLVMGAPAKVVKTLSDEQVAMLKLSAQHYAEKCQQFKTGLLAVAQPE
- a CDS encoding HAD family hydrolase yields the protein MQNQSVTASDAQKTLALFDLDHTLLDVDSDYLWGEYIVNNGLVDEAQYRTANQKFYQDYIEGTLDATEYNEFVAQFLTSLPMDELCQIREDYIEQEIVPHMRPKAIDAIRHHLDSGHDVVIISATNDFVVSAIAERFGIKQSHVLATPLEIADNRYTGKLTDKPNFQDGKIYHLNKWLETKKQQGVEYDKTYAYSDSKNDLPLLQWADVAIAVTPDDTLHAHALSHRWAVEDWSL